A window of the Ostrea edulis chromosome 1, xbOstEdul1.1, whole genome shotgun sequence genome harbors these coding sequences:
- the LOC125679325 gene encoding sodium- and chloride-dependent glycine transporter 1-like isoform X3: protein MFLCGMPLMLLEMSFAQYSNLGPGKVWVCCPLFKGIGHGMIVLTGIISTYYNVILAWALYYLGMSFYPQLPWTSCNNDWNTVHCMLRGMNTSSPNSSLLVENHLKNATNVANHTDMPRTPAEEFWERNVLDVSDGIDNPGGIRWQLLLCLLASSLVVFFCLFKGIKTSGKVVYVAATVPYLFLLTLFIRGLTFNIDGAVKGLGVFLIPRWEDLLKFSVWCDAAVQMIFSAGIGIGGISTLASYSSFNNNIFRDAMILPILDVLTSVFAGCVVFVTLGVMAHEAGVPVDKVVDSGPGISFIAYPEAVSKLPFPQIWAVLFFFMLFIVGLDSQMVHIQTLTAALLDNFPKALNKWNTVLTGVLCLVSFLLGIPCITQGGVYVLTLIDWYCTSVSVMLLALIEVTSLAWCYGVDRIYKDLEMMIGYRPNPVWKIMWLCISPLVVLLIWIVSLVRYSPVTYGEYKYPTYAVGIGWLIAISSLVSIPVGIISTLLNTGDNSEPLLQRFRHSIRPTQKWKPSRQPSLENLEMRKTLI, encoded by the exons atgtTTCTCTGTGGGATGCCGCTGATGCTCCTGGAGATGAGTTTTGCACAGTATTCCAATTTAGGGCCTGGAAAAGTCTGGGTTTGTTGTCCTCTGTTCAAAG GTATAGGACACGGAATGATCGTGTTAACTGGTATTATCAGCACCTACTACAACGTTATCTTAGCCTGGGCCCTGTATTACTTGGGGATGTCATTTTATCCTCAACTTCCGTGGACCAGCTGTAACAATGACTGGAACACGGTGCACTGTATGTTAAGGGGGATGAACACGAGTTCGCCAAATTCATCCCTATTGGTGGAAAATCATTTGAAGAACGCAACCAATGTCGCGAACCATACAGACATGCCACGAACACCCGCAGAGGAATTTTGGGA GCGAAATGTGTTGGACGTCTCTGATGGCATCGACAATCCTGGAGGTATCCGATGGCAGCTTCTACTATGTCTACTGGCCTCCTCGCTCGTTGTATTTTTCTGCTTGTTCAAAGGAATTAAGACTTCTGGAAAG GTTGTATACGTGGCAGCCACAGTCCCCTATCTCTTCCTGCTGACGCTGTTTATACGAGGCTTGACGTTCAACATTGACGGAGCTGTTAAAGGGTTGGGAGTTTTCCTGATTCCGCGCTGGGAGGACTTACTGAAATTTAGt GTGTGGTGTGATGCGGCAGTGCAGATGATTTTCTCTGCAGGCATAGGAATTGGGGGAATTTCTACGTTGGCAAGCTATAGTTCCTTCAACAACAATATTTTCAG GGATGCTATGATATTACCAATTCTGGACGTTTTGACAAGCGTTTTCGCCGGCTGCGTGGTGTTTGTGACGTTGGGTGTTATGGCCCATGAAGCTGGTGTACCTGTTGATAAAGTTGTTGATAGCG GTCCAGGAATATCATTCATCGCTTACCCTGAGGCAGTTTCTAAGCTCCCCTTTCCCCAGATATGGGCAGTTCTCTTCTTTTTCATGCTCTTCATTGTCGGACTTGATAGCCAG ATGGTTCATATTCAGACTTTGACAGCTGCTCTTCTGGATAATTTCCCGAAAGCTTTAAACAAATGGAATACTGTATTAACCGGAGTATTGTGTTTGGTTAGCTTTCTACTAGGAATCCCTTGTATCACACAG GGAGGTGTGTACGTTCTAACGCTTATAGACTGGTACTGTACCAGTGTGTCGGTCATGCTGTTAGCACTCATAGAAGTAACGTCATTGGCCTGGTGTTATG GTGTGGATAGAATTTACAAAGATTTGGAAATGATGATTGGATACAGACCAAACCCAGTATGGAAAATCATGTGGCTATGCATATCGCCTCTGGTTGTATTG CTCATCTGGATAGTGAGTCTGGTTCGTTACTCCCCCGTGACGTACGGTGAATACAAATACCCAACATATGCCGTGGGGATAGGATGGTTGATCGCCATATCGTCATTAGTATCTATACCTGTAGGAATTATATCAACACTCTTAAACACAGGAGATAACTCGGAACCTCTTCTTCAA AGATTTCGGCATTCTATACGACCAACTCAGAAATGGAAACCCTCGAGACAACCTTCACTTGAAAACTTGGAGATGAGGAAAACACTTATTTAA
- the LOC125679428 gene encoding uncharacterized protein LOC125679428: MRSLYLIYKNYLDLIGSSGPGSFYRRPISGPTPRFSSQVVGVNKLSTIVKNMCSEAGLSGNFSNHSGKRTCATSLYNNGIDEQLIMERTGHRSDAVRKYKRTSTTQQSKVSKLLDPPPKKICSSGTENTDPDETPNTHLDVKSSCDRYFGENISNMPNTHLDVKSSCERYFGENISNISPFSRTDGGFVLSNCSVIFNMH; the protein is encoded by the exons ATGAGATCTTTGTATTTGATATACAAAAATTACTTGGATCTAATTGGATCGTCTGGACCTGGATCATTTTACAG gCGCCCTATTTCTGGACCTACCCCCAGATTTTCGAGCCAAGTTGTCGGCGTTAACAAATTATCTACTATTGTAAAAAATATGTGCTCGGAGGCAGGTTTGTCCGGAAATTTTTCGAATCATTCAGGAAAGAGAACTTGTGCTACGTCCCTGTACAATAATGGGATAGATGAGCAGTTAATTATGGAAAGAACGGGACACAGAAGTGATGCTGTCAGAAAGTATAAACGGACTTCTACAACTCAACAGAGCAAAGTCAGTAAATTATTGGATCCGCCACCCAAAAAGATATGTTCTTCAGGGACCGAAAACACGGATCCTGATGAGACGCCTAATACCCATCTGGATGTAAAGTCTTCGTGTGATCGTTattttggggaaaatatttCTAACATGCCTAATACCCATCTGGATGTAAAGTCTTCGTGTGAGCGTTATTTTGGGGAAAACATTTCTAACATTTCGCCATTTTCCCGGACCGACGGTGGTTTTGTCCTTTCTAACTGCAGTGTTATCTTTAATATGCATTGA
- the LOC125679325 gene encoding sodium- and chloride-dependent glycine transporter 1-like isoform X2, with protein sequence MSNDEGVQRGNWKNWWEFLFSVVGSLVGLGNIWRFPYICYKNGGGIGHGMIVLTGIISTYYNVILAWALYYLGMSFYPQLPWTSCNNDWNTVHCMLRGMNTSSPNSSLLVENHLKNATNVANHTDMPRTPAEEFWERNVLDVSDGIDNPGGIRWQLLLCLLASSLVVFFCLFKGIKTSGKVVYVAATVPYLFLLTLFIRGLTFNIDGAVKGLGVFLIPRWEDLLKFSVWCDAAVQMIFSAGIGIGGISTLASYSSFNNNIFRDAMILPILDVLTSVFAGCVVFVTLGVMAHEAGVPVDKVVDSGPGISFIAYPEAVSKLPFPQIWAVLFFFMLFIVGLDSQMVHIQTLTAALLDNFPKALNKWNTVLTGVLCLVSFLLGIPCITQGGVYVLTLIDWYCTSVSVMLLALIEVTSLAWCYGVDRIYKDLEMMIGYRPNPVWKIMWLCISPLVVLLIWIVSLVRYSPVTYGEYKYPTYAVGIGWLIAISSLVSIPVGIISTLLNTGDNSEPLLQRFRHSIRPTQKWKPSRQPSLENLEMRKTLI encoded by the exons ATGTCAAACGATGAGGGTGTGCAGCGAGGAAACTGGAAGAATTGGTGGGAATTTCTGTTTTCTGTCGTAGGATCATTGGTAGGACTTGGTAATATCTGGAGGTTTCCATACATCTGTTACAAAAATGGTGGAG GTATAGGACACGGAATGATCGTGTTAACTGGTATTATCAGCACCTACTACAACGTTATCTTAGCCTGGGCCCTGTATTACTTGGGGATGTCATTTTATCCTCAACTTCCGTGGACCAGCTGTAACAATGACTGGAACACGGTGCACTGTATGTTAAGGGGGATGAACACGAGTTCGCCAAATTCATCCCTATTGGTGGAAAATCATTTGAAGAACGCAACCAATGTCGCGAACCATACAGACATGCCACGAACACCCGCAGAGGAATTTTGGGA GCGAAATGTGTTGGACGTCTCTGATGGCATCGACAATCCTGGAGGTATCCGATGGCAGCTTCTACTATGTCTACTGGCCTCCTCGCTCGTTGTATTTTTCTGCTTGTTCAAAGGAATTAAGACTTCTGGAAAG GTTGTATACGTGGCAGCCACAGTCCCCTATCTCTTCCTGCTGACGCTGTTTATACGAGGCTTGACGTTCAACATTGACGGAGCTGTTAAAGGGTTGGGAGTTTTCCTGATTCCGCGCTGGGAGGACTTACTGAAATTTAGt GTGTGGTGTGATGCGGCAGTGCAGATGATTTTCTCTGCAGGCATAGGAATTGGGGGAATTTCTACGTTGGCAAGCTATAGTTCCTTCAACAACAATATTTTCAG GGATGCTATGATATTACCAATTCTGGACGTTTTGACAAGCGTTTTCGCCGGCTGCGTGGTGTTTGTGACGTTGGGTGTTATGGCCCATGAAGCTGGTGTACCTGTTGATAAAGTTGTTGATAGCG GTCCAGGAATATCATTCATCGCTTACCCTGAGGCAGTTTCTAAGCTCCCCTTTCCCCAGATATGGGCAGTTCTCTTCTTTTTCATGCTCTTCATTGTCGGACTTGATAGCCAG ATGGTTCATATTCAGACTTTGACAGCTGCTCTTCTGGATAATTTCCCGAAAGCTTTAAACAAATGGAATACTGTATTAACCGGAGTATTGTGTTTGGTTAGCTTTCTACTAGGAATCCCTTGTATCACACAG GGAGGTGTGTACGTTCTAACGCTTATAGACTGGTACTGTACCAGTGTGTCGGTCATGCTGTTAGCACTCATAGAAGTAACGTCATTGGCCTGGTGTTATG GTGTGGATAGAATTTACAAAGATTTGGAAATGATGATTGGATACAGACCAAACCCAGTATGGAAAATCATGTGGCTATGCATATCGCCTCTGGTTGTATTG CTCATCTGGATAGTGAGTCTGGTTCGTTACTCCCCCGTGACGTACGGTGAATACAAATACCCAACATATGCCGTGGGGATAGGATGGTTGATCGCCATATCGTCATTAGTATCTATACCTGTAGGAATTATATCAACACTCTTAAACACAGGAGATAACTCGGAACCTCTTCTTCAA AGATTTCGGCATTCTATACGACCAACTCAGAAATGGAAACCCTCGAGACAACCTTCACTTGAAAACTTGGAGATGAGGAAAACACTTATTTAA
- the LOC125679325 gene encoding sodium- and chloride-dependent glycine transporter 1-like isoform X1 — MSNDEGVQRGNWKNWWEFLFSVVGSLVGLGNIWRFPYICYKNGGGAFLIPYFIIMFLCGMPLMLLEMSFAQYSNLGPGKVWVCCPLFKGIGHGMIVLTGIISTYYNVILAWALYYLGMSFYPQLPWTSCNNDWNTVHCMLRGMNTSSPNSSLLVENHLKNATNVANHTDMPRTPAEEFWERNVLDVSDGIDNPGGIRWQLLLCLLASSLVVFFCLFKGIKTSGKVVYVAATVPYLFLLTLFIRGLTFNIDGAVKGLGVFLIPRWEDLLKFSVWCDAAVQMIFSAGIGIGGISTLASYSSFNNNIFRDAMILPILDVLTSVFAGCVVFVTLGVMAHEAGVPVDKVVDSGPGISFIAYPEAVSKLPFPQIWAVLFFFMLFIVGLDSQMVHIQTLTAALLDNFPKALNKWNTVLTGVLCLVSFLLGIPCITQGGVYVLTLIDWYCTSVSVMLLALIEVTSLAWCYGVDRIYKDLEMMIGYRPNPVWKIMWLCISPLVVLLIWIVSLVRYSPVTYGEYKYPTYAVGIGWLIAISSLVSIPVGIISTLLNTGDNSEPLLQRFRHSIRPTQKWKPSRQPSLENLEMRKTLI, encoded by the exons ATGTCAAACGATGAGGGTGTGCAGCGAGGAAACTGGAAGAATTGGTGGGAATTTCTGTTTTCTGTCGTAGGATCATTGGTAGGACTTGGTAATATCTGGAGGTTTCCATACATCTGTTACAAAAATGGTGGAG GTGCTTTTCTCATTCcatatttcataattatgtTTCTCTGTGGGATGCCGCTGATGCTCCTGGAGATGAGTTTTGCACAGTATTCCAATTTAGGGCCTGGAAAAGTCTGGGTTTGTTGTCCTCTGTTCAAAG GTATAGGACACGGAATGATCGTGTTAACTGGTATTATCAGCACCTACTACAACGTTATCTTAGCCTGGGCCCTGTATTACTTGGGGATGTCATTTTATCCTCAACTTCCGTGGACCAGCTGTAACAATGACTGGAACACGGTGCACTGTATGTTAAGGGGGATGAACACGAGTTCGCCAAATTCATCCCTATTGGTGGAAAATCATTTGAAGAACGCAACCAATGTCGCGAACCATACAGACATGCCACGAACACCCGCAGAGGAATTTTGGGA GCGAAATGTGTTGGACGTCTCTGATGGCATCGACAATCCTGGAGGTATCCGATGGCAGCTTCTACTATGTCTACTGGCCTCCTCGCTCGTTGTATTTTTCTGCTTGTTCAAAGGAATTAAGACTTCTGGAAAG GTTGTATACGTGGCAGCCACAGTCCCCTATCTCTTCCTGCTGACGCTGTTTATACGAGGCTTGACGTTCAACATTGACGGAGCTGTTAAAGGGTTGGGAGTTTTCCTGATTCCGCGCTGGGAGGACTTACTGAAATTTAGt GTGTGGTGTGATGCGGCAGTGCAGATGATTTTCTCTGCAGGCATAGGAATTGGGGGAATTTCTACGTTGGCAAGCTATAGTTCCTTCAACAACAATATTTTCAG GGATGCTATGATATTACCAATTCTGGACGTTTTGACAAGCGTTTTCGCCGGCTGCGTGGTGTTTGTGACGTTGGGTGTTATGGCCCATGAAGCTGGTGTACCTGTTGATAAAGTTGTTGATAGCG GTCCAGGAATATCATTCATCGCTTACCCTGAGGCAGTTTCTAAGCTCCCCTTTCCCCAGATATGGGCAGTTCTCTTCTTTTTCATGCTCTTCATTGTCGGACTTGATAGCCAG ATGGTTCATATTCAGACTTTGACAGCTGCTCTTCTGGATAATTTCCCGAAAGCTTTAAACAAATGGAATACTGTATTAACCGGAGTATTGTGTTTGGTTAGCTTTCTACTAGGAATCCCTTGTATCACACAG GGAGGTGTGTACGTTCTAACGCTTATAGACTGGTACTGTACCAGTGTGTCGGTCATGCTGTTAGCACTCATAGAAGTAACGTCATTGGCCTGGTGTTATG GTGTGGATAGAATTTACAAAGATTTGGAAATGATGATTGGATACAGACCAAACCCAGTATGGAAAATCATGTGGCTATGCATATCGCCTCTGGTTGTATTG CTCATCTGGATAGTGAGTCTGGTTCGTTACTCCCCCGTGACGTACGGTGAATACAAATACCCAACATATGCCGTGGGGATAGGATGGTTGATCGCCATATCGTCATTAGTATCTATACCTGTAGGAATTATATCAACACTCTTAAACACAGGAGATAACTCGGAACCTCTTCTTCAA AGATTTCGGCATTCTATACGACCAACTCAGAAATGGAAACCCTCGAGACAACCTTCACTTGAAAACTTGGAGATGAGGAAAACACTTATTTAA